TCCTTTTACGGGGAAGCCCTTTTTGCTGAATGGCTGAAAAAGAGCCTGGAAACCCTTGAAGACAGATAAACACTTCCTGGAAACACCCTGGTGAGCCCTGACCAAAAAACAGAGCCCCTGAAGGTCGCGGCCTTCTGGGACACACGGCCCGGACACAGAAAGCAGACGTCGGGGGTCCTGACAGCCCTTTCAGCACGAACGCCCATAGTCGTCCACGATTTTTCGCTTCCCTACTATAGCCTGGGCGCTTCTGTGGCCGACTGGGCGAAACTTGTCGGCCATCTCGCGGGCCTTCCGGTTTCCGTTCCCCACTTTGAGGCCAACCGGCCCGTGCCGCCCCGGTTCGACCTCATTCTCGGCACGGGAAGCCACACCCACGTTCCCATGACCCTTTTTAAAAGGAGGCTCGGCGGACGCCTTGTAACCTGCATGACGCCCGACCCACTGCTTTCCGGCTTCTTCGACCTGTGCCTGGTTCCAGAACACGACAGGCCAAAGCCCCGGGAAAACGTGTTTCTCACCCTGGGCCCGCCCAACCCTTCGCCCAAGGACGGCCCCCATCGAACGGACACGGGCCTGATACTTGTGGGCGGGGTGGATGAGAAATCCCACGAGTGGGACCCGGCGGCCACCGTTTCGCAAATTTCCGCCATTGCCCGAAACCATCCAAAGGTTTTCTGGACGGTCTCCTCATCCCCCAGAACCCCGGCTGACATGCTCCCCGCCCTTGAAAGGCTTACCGGCCTTCACTCCAATTTGAGCTTTTTCCGTTCGGCGGACACCCCCCCCGGCTGGGTGGAGGAACGCTATGCCGAAAGCGCCTTCGTGTGGGTTACAGCCGACTCTGTTTCAATGATTTACGAGGCGCTCACGGCGGGATGCGTGGTTGGGGTGATGCCGGTGAAATGGAAAAAGCCCGACGGAAAGATACCGTACGGGCTTCAAAGGCTTCGGGACAAGGGAATGATAATCGATTTTGACGCCTGGCTGAAAAACCCCGACGACCGGCCCACCCCCTTCTGCCTGGACGAGGCCGGACGCTCGGCTGACGAAATCCTCCGCCGCTTCTTCCCGGACAGATTGAAATAACGCAGTTATCGATGGGCGGTTGCTCCGCTGCTAACCCTTCATCCGCATCCGGGGCTCGCAGAAGCGATGAAATGCAAGGAAGGGGAGTTGAAAAGGAGGGAGCGTAAGCTTTTGTACGTGACCGACTTTTCAACTATGCCTGACACAGCAGTTCGCGCTTCTGCGAGCCCCGGCTAAACGTCTTTGCCGTATATCAGCGCCTGCTTGCTGACCGCTATCCCCAACTCCTCCTGAACCAACTCTCCGCCCCTGGGCGTACAGGGAACGTAAACCAGCATGCCCTTTTTGGGGGTGATGGAAATCTCCGGGAGCTTCAAGAAAATGGTCCGCTTGGGGGTGCCGAAGGTCGCAAGCACCGATTTCAGGCTTTGCATGGCCTCAACCAGCGGGAAGTTGACCGGAAGCAGGCTGCCCGAATCGGGCACGCGGGCCTCCATGGCCCCCAGAAACGGCGTTATTGTAACCTGCTTGGCCACCCGCAGAAAAAGATGGGGATGAATTTTAAACGCGGGAATCCAGAAGTAGAAATCGTCGGTTTCCCACTCCTTCTTTATGGCCTTGGGGAGATTCGCCACCCTGATCAGGTCGGCGTAGGTATCGAGCTTGACGCCCTTGATGGAGGAGCCAATGCACCAGAAGGGCAGATAAACGAGGTCATTTCCCTTTCCTGGGATGGTCCGCACCAGAATCGGCCTGAATTCGTCCCCCCTGGGATACCAGCCCATGTTGCAGACTTTGCAGAGAAAGACTTCCGCAGTCTTGTCGCCCTTCAAGTCGAATCCGCACTGGGGGCACATGGAGGACAGAAAACGCGGCATCCAGTGCAGTTCGTCCGTTGCAGCCCCGGCCAGGGCATCGATGGCCGCCTGTTCCGGCGCGGGCCCCACGGGCTTTTTGTTGATGAGGTCCACCACGTTTCCGCCGTCAAGGGCGTAGGGTGCGAAAATCACTCCGGCGGATTCGCCCACCCAGGCGTTTTCGTAGGTTTCAGGGCCTGATGCCGTTTCCTTCAGGCCGCTTGCAGCCTTGTCCATTTTCCCCAATACCTGGAACAGGTCCAGCTCCGGAGGCACGAACCGTCCGGCGACGCCCCTTTCGGCAAACCGGAGCTGCGGGGACTTGGTATTGTTGGGCAGGTCTTTTAAAGCAAAGGCGCCTTTTAAGCCGACGTGCGCCGAATCGAGGCTTACGGGATCGATTT
The Deltaproteobacteria bacterium genome window above contains:
- a CDS encoding mitochondrial fission ELM1 family protein; translation: MSPDQKTEPLKVAAFWDTRPGHRKQTSGVLTALSARTPIVVHDFSLPYYSLGASVADWAKLVGHLAGLPVSVPHFEANRPVPPRFDLILGTGSHTHVPMTLFKRRLGGRLVTCMTPDPLLSGFFDLCLVPEHDRPKPRENVFLTLGPPNPSPKDGPHRTDTGLILVGGVDEKSHEWDPAATVSQISAIARNHPKVFWTVSSSPRTPADMLPALERLTGLHSNLSFFRSADTPPGWVEERYAESAFVWVTADSVSMIYEALTAGCVVGVMPVKWKKPDGKIPYGLQRLRDKGMIIDFDAWLKNPDDRPTPFCLDEAGRSADEILRRFFPDRLK